The Nonlabens spongiae genome contains a region encoding:
- a CDS encoding fibronectin type III domain-containing protein: MKRNLLFCLVLLFSIYQLHAQTCTETLSESGLDNDPVVVSFTSFPCAGGGEITGLSLTTTNTSANCNNWYSYNISVTHAGGTETTTDNCNVTSLDISSFNGATIDVTTVTAITITSIDDDNFFAGDSVTIDASLQVSFIPPACPIPTALTASNVLPTSADLGWTAGGTETVWDIEWGVSGFTQGGGIMINDTSDNPYALSGLSSGTSYDFYVRADCGGDESSWAGPFNFITTCVPTTSFPSLDDFETANNCNSSEVTSDTTDWNRQFGSGGDITGAYAGDYWMQKNFSSSTANFYSEQYDLSGETDDFRINVWLHRHGSADSDDKYEIYFNSSPSLTGATLVQTLFSLTTTAPTVPSTGWYNYTYNVPAALNGTSSVYFIVVGTTSAGFSSYDLGIDNLQMEPVPACLPPTSLTATNTTTTSAELGWTAGDSETIWDIEWGVSGFTQGGGTMINDTSDNPYTLSGLSSGTSYDFYIRANCGGSDSSWTGPFSFSTDIACGDTVTGLCYSQTSTIEVLASFEASSGDWAEIVFNSGNTEDTYDEILVYDGLNGTGNLIFGTTSNGVYDTAGLDPVVSTTGQISLAINSDGSVTCSSDPSIDPISITLNCVTPPSCLAPSALSVSNITATSADLGWTAGDSETLWDIEWGADGFTQGSGTMINNTSDNPYNLTGLSSNTDYEFYVRADCGGGDESTWVGPFDFMTSPNTVALPINESFESGLTMFDNAPGNSTDWVVNTSYFKVGSQSATNAHGSSNTNILQQTSIFDLSSTPDAVLQFWHIAKLEGTYDKGFVEISTDGGNTYSPLPASAYLGQSSDYDSRGYFHEDSYELWGTTDTTPDNTTWWKRETFDLSGYSSSTMRLRFRLTSDSSQNRAGWFVDDVTVREAFVYESGAWNNSPVGASDSSSTVIIKDGTATQSGAFVTSDLIIASGSNLDIAGGSVTVMSYMHNSGQISGGGNRLIMSGTSTSEISGEGQIGNLEINNSNGVILNGDQGIFGRLFLTSGVFTTNDRLTFRSRVQNTAALAEHNPLSSSISGNVTVERYIPASNRAYRFLTTSVSGQSVFDAWQESGDNSNGFGTQITGTIGSVGSVNPTTGHDETISGNPSMFEYEASTNSWLPISDTRAEILDAGTFYRLLIRGNRTFDLSSNTGTVTDVTLRSTGTLIEGPVTINGTGTGNYLGIGNPYQAQVDMSATTRNSIAADMYYYDPTLGTQGAYTYVEISSGANTNGTASNAANILHPGQAVFLLESGASASVEFNEDDKTTASTQNIGIFSNPTNAAYLNLRLLGVASGSSTPTNLDGLMMKFDATENLALDFDDARKWQNLDENLAIDKGNNELLAIERRPQPIADEVVNLSLTQYRNTDYQFEVTLDLLPGLKAYIKDNLNNTMTEIIQGGASTTTTYNFTVDPNNSQSVATDRFQLIFETVTLGLEPAISDSISFYPNPVNGNELNIALGSALSNQDVQLNVYNSVGQLIRSVSENTGSSARITLSGMNEMSNGVYFVTLKGENLEHTEKIVVK; the protein is encoded by the coding sequence ATGAAACGAAATCTACTCTTTTGTTTAGTTTTACTTTTCTCGATTTATCAATTACACGCTCAGACTTGTACAGAAACCTTATCAGAATCAGGTTTAGATAACGATCCAGTAGTTGTGAGTTTTACCTCTTTCCCTTGTGCTGGAGGAGGTGAGATTACGGGTCTCTCTTTAACTACTACAAATACGTCTGCTAATTGTAATAACTGGTACTCCTACAACATTAGCGTGACTCACGCCGGAGGTACTGAAACCACAACAGATAATTGTAATGTCACAAGTCTAGATATTTCTAGTTTTAATGGAGCCACTATAGATGTAACGACCGTAACAGCTATTACAATTACATCAATAGATGATGACAACTTTTTTGCGGGCGATTCTGTAACTATTGATGCTTCGTTACAGGTAAGTTTTATTCCACCGGCCTGCCCTATTCCTACCGCATTAACCGCCTCTAATGTTCTACCAACAAGTGCTGATCTAGGCTGGACTGCAGGAGGTACAGAAACTGTTTGGGATATAGAATGGGGCGTGAGCGGTTTTACCCAAGGAGGGGGAATTATGATCAACGATACCTCAGATAATCCATACGCTCTTTCTGGACTTTCTTCAGGAACTTCATATGACTTCTATGTTCGGGCAGATTGTGGTGGTGATGAAAGCTCATGGGCTGGGCCGTTTAATTTTATTACAACCTGCGTTCCGACAACTTCGTTTCCAAGTTTAGATGATTTTGAAACCGCAAATAATTGCAATTCATCAGAGGTTACATCAGACACAACTGATTGGAATAGACAGTTTGGAAGTGGTGGAGATATAACTGGTGCTTACGCTGGTGATTATTGGATGCAGAAGAATTTCTCTAGTTCTACGGCTAACTTTTACTCAGAGCAGTATGACTTGAGCGGAGAGACTGATGATTTTAGAATTAATGTTTGGTTACACAGACATGGCAGTGCTGATAGTGATGATAAATATGAGATTTATTTTAACTCTTCACCTTCTTTAACTGGTGCTACTCTGGTTCAAACCTTATTTTCATTAACTACGACTGCTCCAACTGTACCTAGTACAGGTTGGTATAACTACACCTACAACGTGCCCGCTGCGTTGAATGGAACTTCTTCGGTTTATTTCATTGTAGTAGGAACCACAAGTGCAGGATTTAGTTCCTATGATCTGGGAATTGACAATCTTCAAATGGAACCTGTTCCTGCATGTCTCCCACCGACTTCTCTAACCGCAACAAACACTACTACGACTTCTGCAGAATTAGGCTGGACAGCCGGCGACTCTGAGACGATTTGGGATATAGAATGGGGCGTGAGTGGTTTTACCCAAGGAGGGGGAACGATGATTAACGATACCTCAGATAATCCATATACTCTTTCTGGACTTTCTTCAGGAACTTCATATGATTTTTACATAAGAGCCAACTGTGGAGGAAGTGATAGCTCTTGGACAGGACCTTTTAGCTTTTCAACTGATATCGCCTGTGGTGATACAGTAACCGGACTCTGTTATTCACAAACCAGTACCATTGAAGTCTTGGCAAGTTTTGAGGCGAGTTCTGGAGACTGGGCAGAAATAGTTTTTAATTCAGGAAATACAGAAGATACTTATGACGAGATATTAGTATACGATGGTCTGAATGGAACGGGTAATTTGATTTTTGGGACAACGTCAAATGGTGTTTACGATACTGCTGGACTAGACCCAGTAGTGAGCACAACAGGTCAGATATCATTAGCGATCAATTCTGATGGTAGCGTAACATGTTCAAGTGATCCATCGATCGATCCTATTAGTATAACTTTAAATTGTGTGACACCACCTTCGTGTCTTGCACCTTCTGCTCTATCGGTTTCAAACATCACCGCGACTTCTGCGGATCTAGGCTGGACTGCTGGAGATTCTGAGACTTTATGGGATATTGAGTGGGGAGCAGATGGATTTACACAGGGATCAGGAACAATGATTAACAATACAAGTGATAATCCTTATAACCTGACAGGCCTATCATCAAATACCGATTATGAATTCTATGTAAGAGCAGATTGTGGTGGAGGGGATGAGAGTACATGGGTAGGTCCCTTTGACTTTATGACAAGTCCAAATACGGTTGCATTACCAATTAACGAGAGTTTTGAATCTGGTTTAACAATGTTTGATAATGCGCCAGGGAACTCTACCGATTGGGTGGTGAACACTTCTTATTTCAAAGTTGGTTCTCAAAGCGCTACCAATGCCCACGGATCGAGCAATACCAATATTCTTCAGCAAACGTCGATTTTTGATTTATCAAGTACACCAGATGCTGTTCTACAGTTTTGGCATATTGCTAAACTTGAAGGAACATATGACAAAGGTTTTGTTGAGATTTCTACTGATGGAGGAAATACATACAGTCCTTTACCAGCATCTGCATACTTAGGTCAGTCTAGTGATTACGACAGTAGAGGTTATTTCCATGAGGATTCTTATGAATTATGGGGAACAACTGATACAACCCCAGATAATACCACCTGGTGGAAAAGGGAGACGTTTGATTTATCTGGTTATTCCAGTTCTACGATGAGATTGAGGTTTAGGTTGACTTCAGACAGTTCTCAAAATCGTGCCGGATGGTTCGTAGATGATGTTACAGTTAGAGAAGCCTTTGTTTACGAAAGTGGAGCTTGGAACAACAGTCCTGTAGGAGCCAGCGACTCTTCTAGTACGGTGATAATCAAGGACGGTACTGCTACACAAAGCGGAGCCTTCGTTACGAGCGATCTAATTATCGCTTCTGGTTCTAACCTTGATATTGCAGGTGGTTCAGTAACTGTTATGAGTTATATGCACAATTCAGGACAAATTAGTGGTGGAGGTAATAGATTGATAATGTCTGGTACATCAACCTCAGAAATTTCCGGTGAAGGTCAGATTGGAAATCTTGAAATCAATAATTCAAATGGGGTGATACTAAACGGTGATCAAGGAATATTTGGAAGGCTGTTCTTAACCTCTGGGGTTTTTACTACAAATGATAGATTGACATTTAGGAGTAGGGTTCAAAATACCGCTGCACTTGCGGAGCATAATCCTTTATCATCTTCTATTTCAGGAAACGTGACCGTAGAGCGCTATATACCAGCGAGTAATAGAGCTTACAGATTTCTTACTACATCGGTTAGTGGTCAAAGCGTATTTGACGCATGGCAGGAGAGTGGAGATAATTCGAACGGATTTGGTACTCAAATCACAGGTACAATAGGATCTGTGGGAAGTGTGAACCCTACAACAGGTCATGATGAAACGATATCGGGAAATCCGAGTATGTTTGAATATGAAGCTTCTACAAACAGCTGGTTACCTATTTCGGACACAAGAGCTGAAATATTGGATGCTGGAACATTCTACCGCCTTCTGATAAGAGGTAATAGAACGTTTGACCTTTCTTCAAATACTGGTACCGTTACAGATGTAACTTTGAGATCAACTGGTACATTGATTGAAGGACCAGTAACCATTAATGGAACTGGTACAGGTAATTATCTGGGAATTGGAAACCCATATCAAGCTCAAGTTGACATGAGTGCGACAACTAGGAACTCTATAGCAGCAGACATGTATTATTATGATCCTACCCTTGGGACACAAGGGGCTTATACATATGTAGAAATTTCTTCGGGAGCAAATACTAATGGTACGGCAAGTAATGCAGCAAATATTTTGCACCCTGGACAAGCTGTATTTTTATTAGAGTCAGGAGCATCTGCCTCGGTTGAATTCAATGAAGATGATAAAACTACCGCAAGCACTCAAAACATTGGAATTTTCTCAAATCCCACTAATGCTGCATACCTAAACCTTAGACTTTTAGGCGTGGCATCAGGATCATCAACTCCTACGAATCTAGATGGCTTGATGATGAAATTCGATGCTACCGAGAACCTTGCGCTTGATTTTGATGATGCTCGTAAGTGGCAAAACCTTGATGAAAATCTCGCAATAGACAAAGGAAACAATGAATTGTTAGCAATTGAAAGGAGACCTCAACCTATCGCTGATGAAGTTGTTAACCTAAGCCTTACTCAATATAGGAACACAGATTATCAATTTGAAGTCACTTTGGACCTTCTACCAGGTTTAAAAGCTTATATCAAAGACAATCTCAACAACACCATGACGGAAATTATTCAAGGGGGTGCGTCTACGACGACTACTTACAACTTTACCGTAGATCCTAACAATTCTCAATCTGTGGCAACAGACCGCTTCCAGCTTATATTTGAAACAGTAACCTTAGGTTTAGAGCCTGCAATTTCAGATTCGATTTCATTCTACCCTAACCCGGTAAACGGGAATGAATTAAATATAGCTCTAGGTTCGGCTCTAAGCAATCAAGATGTTCAGCTGAATGTGTATAATAGTGTAGGCCAGTTGATCAGATCTGTTTCCGAGAATACGGGAAGCTCTGCTAGAATCACCTTATCCGGTATGAATGAAATGTCCAATGGAGTTTACTTTGTTACGCTCAAAGGCGAAAACTTAGAACACACTGAGAAAATAGTTGTCAAATAA
- a CDS encoding leucine--tRNA ligase has protein sequence MLLYDHKEIEKKWQKFWAENKTFKAHNHSDKPKFYALDMFPYPSGAGLHVGHPLGYIASDIVSRFKRHTGHNVLHPMGYDSFGLPAEQYAIQTGQHPAITTRDNIARYREQMDRIGFSFDWDREVKTSDPDYYKFTQEIFIQLFESWYDKDADRALPISELVSRFRESGTTTINAATDDDLRQFTAEEWNAMTEVEQERILLDYRLTYLADTEVNWCPALGTVLANDEIVNGVSERGGHPVERKKMRQWMMRISAYAERLLNGLEDLDWSESIKEIQRNWIGKSVGAMVHFELNPNSEQNDRWLSGAEAERPKISVFTTRPDTIYGVTFMTLAPEHELVDQITTDAQREAVEAYKKATAARSERERMADVKTISGVFTGAYATHPLSGEQIPVWIGDYVLAGYGTGAVMAVPCGDERDHAFANYFSGQEGMLPIKNIFKDVDVSEEAYASKENITITNSDFLDGMSYKEAMAAAIAKLEEVGAGKGKTNYRLRDAVFSRQRYWGEPFPVYYMDGLPQMIDRQHLPLELPEVDEYLPTEDGAPPLGRAKKWYWDARENKVVDNPEDLTPSPSPAERGAHQQPMVDDDETPSPSERAGERYNHAIPELQSKHTLQARQNRKSPTAAEDKLWQELRNRKLADHKFRRQHPIDRFIVDFVCLDRRLIIEVDGEIHENQKEEDEARTNMLELEKGFKMIRFSNYQVLNDTETVLSEIKKTLSQRPSLKNMDSNSLSAGEGWGEVAEIYPLELNTMPGWAGSSWYMFRYMDASNDSEMFSKEAQEYWQNVDLYIGGSEHATGHLLYSRFWVKFLKDIGKVTVDEPFKKLINQGMILGESAFVKELEIEIEDQTESVFISQGIKYNGKIKSGRKLHTDVSFVNNSNELDVKAFQTWRVDAQDKKFILNEEGVFKVSREVEKMSKSKYNVVNPDDICDQYGADTLRLYEMFLGPLEQAKPWNTAGITGVYGFIKKLWKLYHNENGFNVSDKKASPESMKTLHKTIKKIREDIENFSFNTSVSSFMIAVNKFTAQKCNHREVLEPLAVLVSPYAPHIAEELWSLLGHEESIAYAEFPVFEVKYLVESSKTYPISFNGKMKFTLDLPVDVSKDELEKLVLENEKVQEQLEGKTIRKTIVVPGKIVNFVVG, from the coding sequence ATGTTACTTTACGACCACAAGGAGATTGAGAAAAAATGGCAAAAATTCTGGGCCGAAAACAAGACTTTCAAGGCTCACAACCATTCTGATAAGCCAAAATTCTACGCACTCGATATGTTTCCCTATCCCAGCGGTGCCGGGTTGCACGTGGGTCACCCGCTAGGCTACATCGCCAGCGATATTGTGTCGCGTTTCAAGCGCCATACCGGCCACAACGTCTTGCACCCCATGGGTTACGATAGTTTTGGCTTGCCGGCTGAGCAGTACGCCATCCAGACCGGTCAGCACCCAGCGATCACGACGCGCGACAATATTGCACGCTACCGGGAGCAGATGGACCGCATCGGGTTCAGTTTTGATTGGGACCGTGAGGTAAAGACCAGTGATCCAGATTATTATAAGTTTACTCAAGAGATATTTATTCAGCTTTTTGAGAGCTGGTATGATAAGGATGCAGACCGTGCGCTTCCTATAAGTGAGTTAGTATCTCGCTTTCGCGAAAGCGGAACAACCACCATCAACGCTGCCACAGACGATGACCTGAGACAATTTACCGCTGAAGAGTGGAACGCCATGACGGAAGTAGAGCAAGAAAGAATTTTGCTCGATTACCGCCTAACCTACCTCGCCGATACTGAAGTGAACTGGTGTCCAGCCTTAGGAACCGTACTTGCCAATGACGAGATCGTAAACGGCGTTTCAGAACGTGGTGGGCATCCCGTGGAGCGTAAAAAAATGCGTCAGTGGATGATGCGTATATCGGCTTACGCAGAGCGATTGCTCAATGGTCTGGAAGATCTGGACTGGAGCGAAAGCATCAAAGAAATTCAGCGCAATTGGATCGGAAAATCTGTAGGAGCTATGGTTCATTTTGAACTTAATCCAAATAGTGAGCAAAATGATAGGTGGCTGAGCGGAGCCGAAGCCGAGAGGCCAAAAATCTCCGTATTCACCACCCGCCCAGACACCATTTATGGTGTCACGTTCATGACGCTCGCTCCAGAACACGAGCTGGTCGATCAAATCACGACCGATGCGCAACGCGAGGCCGTTGAAGCCTACAAAAAAGCCACTGCAGCCCGATCAGAACGCGAGCGCATGGCCGATGTGAAAACCATCTCTGGAGTATTTACCGGAGCTTATGCGACGCATCCTTTGAGCGGAGAGCAGATCCCGGTGTGGATAGGCGATTATGTTTTGGCAGGTTATGGAACCGGAGCGGTAATGGCCGTTCCCTGCGGTGATGAGCGCGACCATGCATTTGCCAATTATTTTTCAGGTCAGGAAGGCATGCTGCCGATCAAAAACATTTTCAAAGATGTGGATGTGAGCGAGGAGGCTTATGCTTCTAAGGAAAACATCACGATAACCAACAGCGATTTCCTAGACGGAATGAGCTATAAAGAGGCGATGGCGGCTGCTATCGCAAAGCTGGAAGAAGTAGGTGCTGGAAAAGGCAAAACCAATTACCGATTGCGCGATGCCGTATTCTCCAGACAGCGTTACTGGGGAGAGCCATTTCCAGTATATTATATGGACGGTTTGCCGCAAATGATCGACCGCCAGCATTTGCCGCTGGAATTGCCCGAAGTTGATGAATACTTACCTACTGAGGACGGTGCGCCGCCACTGGGAAGAGCAAAGAAATGGTACTGGGATGCGAGAGAGAATAAGGTGGTGGACAACCCGGAAGACCTCACCCCCAGCCCCTCTCCGGCGGAGAGGGGAGCTCATCAGCAACCGATGGTTGATGACGACGAAACTCCCTCTCCCTCGGAGAGGGCTGGGGAGAGGTACAACCACGCCATACCAGAACTACAATCAAAGCATACCCTTCAAGCTAGACAGAATAGAAAAAGCCCGACCGCAGCAGAAGATAAACTTTGGCAAGAACTCAGAAACAGAAAACTTGCTGATCATAAGTTCAGACGACAGCATCCCATTGATCGATTTATCGTAGATTTTGTGTGCTTGGATAGACGTTTGATTATTGAAGTTGACGGTGAAATTCATGAAAATCAGAAAGAAGAAGATGAGGCGAGAACTAATATGTTAGAGCTTGAAAAAGGATTTAAGATGATTCGTTTTTCTAATTATCAGGTTCTTAATGATACTGAAACTGTGCTTAGTGAAATCAAAAAAACCTTATCCCAACGCCCAAGTTTAAAAAACATGGATAGTAACTCCCTCTCCGCCGGAGAGGGATGGGGTGAGGTTGCAGAGATCTACCCCCTAGAGCTCAACACCATGCCTGGCTGGGCGGGAAGCTCTTGGTACATGTTCAGGTATATGGATGCCAGCAACGATAGTGAAATGTTCTCTAAGGAAGCGCAGGAATATTGGCAAAATGTAGATCTATATATAGGAGGTAGTGAGCATGCTACGGGTCACTTGTTGTATTCTAGGTTTTGGGTGAAGTTCTTAAAAGATATAGGAAAAGTAACTGTGGACGAGCCTTTTAAAAAGCTGATCAATCAGGGGATGATTTTGGGAGAGAGTGCTTTTGTGAAAGAACTCGAAATCGAAATCGAAGATCAAACTGAAAGTGTTTTTATCTCTCAAGGGATCAAATACAATGGGAAAATTAAATCCGGTAGAAAGCTGCATACTGATGTTTCTTTTGTGAACAATTCAAACGAACTTGACGTAAAAGCTTTTCAAACTTGGAGAGTAGATGCACAAGACAAGAAATTTATCCTTAATGAAGAGGGCGTTTTCAAAGTCTCCCGCGAGGTAGAAAAAATGTCCAAGTCCAAATACAACGTCGTCAACCCAGACGATATATGCGATCAATATGGGGCTGATACCTTGCGTTTATACGAGATGTTTTTAGGTCCGCTGGAGCAGGCTAAGCCTTGGAACACAGCAGGAATTACTGGAGTTTACGGTTTTATTAAAAAACTATGGAAGCTGTATCATAATGAGAATGGTTTTAATGTAAGTGATAAAAAAGCTTCACCAGAAAGCATGAAAACTTTGCACAAAACCATCAAAAAAATTCGTGAAGACATCGAGAATTTTTCATTCAATACCAGCGTGAGTAGTTTTATGATTGCCGTGAACAAATTCACCGCTCAAAAATGCAACCACCGGGAGGTGCTGGAGCCGCTGGCTGTACTCGTTTCTCCCTACGCGCCGCATATTGCAGAAGAGCTCTGGTCGCTGCTGGGTCATGAGGAGAGCATCGCTTATGCTGAGTTCCCAGTCTTTGAGGTAAAGTATCTCGTTGAGAGCAGCAAAACCTATCCTATTTCTTTTAATGGTAAGATGAAATTTACCCTCGACTTGCCAGTAGACGTTTCTAAGGATGAATTAGAGAAATTGGTTTTGGAAAATGAAAAAGTTCAGGAGCAACTGGAAGGCAAAACGATCCGTAAAACGATTGTGGTACCTGGCAAGATCGTGAATTTTGTAGTGGGTTGA
- a CDS encoding cell division protein FtsX has product MASQSSYQKRRVFSSYFWVVISLFLVLFMLGILGLFLLNSQKLADYFREQVPMSIYFKDTAKQVEMEQLEKTLQMADYTKSAVFVSAEEGARRTQEDLGEDFVATLDGFNPIPNSIDLRLNASFVTASEVQQIADDLAEKEFVQEVIFDKPLVSLLNDNVKRVTFWMLVVAGIFVLIAFLLINSSIRLSVYAKRFTIKTMQMVGATKGFIRRPFIGTSVKLGLIAAFLALGLLAVVIYYADQYIPELNILSDYQTLGILFAGVLTFGILISLLSTFFATTRYLNLRTDELYY; this is encoded by the coding sequence ATGGCTTCACAGTCCAGTTATCAGAAACGCCGGGTATTCAGTTCCTACTTTTGGGTGGTCATCAGTCTGTTTCTCGTGCTTTTTATGCTGGGTATTTTGGGACTGTTCTTACTCAACAGTCAGAAACTCGCCGATTATTTCAGGGAGCAAGTTCCTATGTCCATCTATTTTAAGGACACTGCCAAACAGGTAGAAATGGAGCAGCTGGAGAAAACACTTCAGATGGCTGATTATACTAAAAGTGCCGTATTTGTAAGTGCTGAAGAAGGTGCGCGCCGTACTCAAGAAGACCTGGGCGAGGATTTTGTCGCCACACTTGACGGTTTTAATCCGATTCCAAATTCCATAGACCTGCGTCTCAATGCCAGTTTTGTCACCGCCAGCGAGGTCCAGCAAATCGCAGATGACCTGGCTGAAAAAGAATTTGTCCAAGAAGTGATTTTTGACAAACCGCTGGTAAGTTTGCTTAATGACAATGTGAAGCGCGTCACGTTCTGGATGCTGGTCGTCGCCGGAATCTTTGTTTTGATTGCCTTTTTACTCATCAATAGCTCGATTAGATTGAGCGTTTATGCCAAACGATTTACGATCAAAACCATGCAAATGGTGGGCGCCACCAAGGGTTTTATCAGGAGACCGTTTATTGGCACGAGTGTCAAACTGGGACTGATCGCTGCATTTCTAGCTTTAGGACTTCTAGCCGTAGTGATTTACTATGCAGACCAATACATCCCAGAATTAAATATATTATCTGACTATCAAACCCTAGGGATTTTATTTGCTGGAGTACTGACGTTTGGAATCCTCATCAGTCTATTGAGTACCTTTTTTGCTACCACACGCTACCTGAACTTGAGGACTGACGAATTGTATTATTAA
- a CDS encoding DUF3098 domain-containing protein — MKKSNQNTEAQNKPEEQNLEPRFEFLFKKKNYTWMIIGLVVIAVGFTLMAGGGTDDPNVFNEDIFSWRRIRLAPTLVLIGFGIEAYAILLNPDK; from the coding sequence ATGAAAAAAAGCAATCAGAACACCGAAGCTCAAAACAAGCCCGAAGAACAAAATCTAGAGCCAAGATTTGAATTTTTGTTCAAAAAGAAAAATTACACATGGATGATTATAGGTCTCGTAGTCATCGCTGTAGGTTTTACACTTATGGCTGGCGGTGGAACTGATGATCCCAATGTCTTTAATGAAGATATTTTCTCATGGAGACGCATTAGGCTCGCACCTACTCTGGTGCTGATAGGCTTTGGGATTGAAGCTTATGCCATTTTATTGAATCCGGATAAATAG
- a CDS encoding undecaprenyl-diphosphate phosphatase encodes METLDAFILGCIQGLTEFLPVSSSGHIELGKAVLGTEIASQEENLLFTVVVHFATALSTIIVFRKDIIELLKGLLSFQWNEESQFAFKIALSMIPAVFIGLFFEDYLESLFEGRVILVGFMLIVTGLLLFLAGRAKLTGKDVGWKDAVIIGVSQAIAMLPGVSRSGATISTSVLLGNDRTKAARFSFLMVVPLIFGKIAKDILSGDIVMESQSSIPLVIGFAAAFVTGLLACTWMIALVKKAKLHYFSYYCFAVGLIAIVAGLMQ; translated from the coding sequence TTGGAAACTCTAGATGCCTTTATTTTAGGTTGCATTCAAGGACTTACTGAATTCCTACCCGTATCCTCCAGCGGGCATATTGAACTGGGAAAAGCAGTTTTGGGAACTGAAATTGCTTCTCAAGAAGAAAATTTACTTTTTACCGTTGTCGTTCACTTTGCCACCGCGCTCAGTACAATCATTGTCTTTAGAAAAGATATTATAGAGCTTTTAAAAGGTTTATTATCCTTTCAATGGAATGAGGAGAGCCAGTTTGCCTTTAAAATTGCGCTTTCCATGATCCCGGCGGTTTTTATAGGTCTTTTCTTTGAGGACTACCTAGAATCTTTATTTGAAGGTCGCGTGATTTTAGTTGGCTTTATGCTGATCGTCACTGGTCTCCTGCTTTTTCTAGCGGGTCGCGCAAAACTGACCGGAAAAGATGTAGGTTGGAAAGATGCCGTAATTATAGGGGTATCTCAAGCGATCGCCATGTTACCAGGTGTTTCCAGAAGTGGAGCGACTATTTCTACCTCGGTTCTATTAGGTAACGATCGTACTAAAGCCGCACGTTTTTCCTTTTTAATGGTGGTACCGCTCATTTTTGGAAAAATCGCTAAGGATATTTTAAGCGGAGATATTGTAATGGAATCGCAATCTAGCATACCGCTTGTTATAGGTTTTGCGGCAGCTTTTGTGACCGGATTATTGGCTTGTACCTGGATGATCGCGCTGGTCAAAAAGGCAAAACTTCACTATTTTTCCTACTACTGCTTTGCGGTGGGATTGATCGCAATCGTTGCTGGATTGATGCAGTAG
- the rsmI gene encoding 16S rRNA (cytidine(1402)-2'-O)-methyltransferase: MKLYLVPTPIGNLADMTYRAVTTLMEVELILAEDTRNSAKLLQHYEIQTPMLSYHMHNEHKISDSIVQRILNGETMALITDAGSPGISDPGFLLSRKLLEHNIAIEALPGATAFVPALTVSGLPCDKFVFEGFLPVKKGRKKRLDFLKEEPRSMVFYESPHKLLKTLKDFQDTFGADRHISISREITKMFEEHFRGSIAEAISHFNAKKPKGEFVITLQGLT; this comes from the coding sequence ATGAAACTCTACCTCGTCCCCACACCCATCGGTAATCTTGCAGATATGACCTACCGCGCGGTAACTACGCTTATGGAGGTAGAGCTCATACTGGCCGAGGATACGCGCAACAGCGCGAAGCTCTTACAACACTACGAGATCCAGACGCCCATGCTATCGTACCACATGCACAACGAGCATAAAATAAGCGACTCCATTGTCCAGCGTATTCTAAATGGAGAAACCATGGCACTCATCACAGATGCCGGATCACCAGGAATAAGTGATCCTGGGTTTTTGCTTTCGCGAAAGCTTCTAGAACACAACATCGCGATAGAGGCGCTTCCTGGCGCCACGGCTTTTGTGCCAGCACTGACTGTGTCAGGTTTACCTTGCGATAAGTTCGTTTTTGAAGGATTCCTTCCCGTCAAAAAGGGTCGAAAGAAAAGGCTGGATTTTCTTAAGGAAGAACCACGATCTATGGTGTTTTATGAGTCGCCACACAAGCTGCTCAAAACTTTAAAAGATTTCCAAGACACCTTTGGCGCTGACCGACATATTAGCATTTCGAGAGAAATTACCAAAATGTTTGAAGAGCATTTCAGAGGCTCTATAGCTGAAGCAATCTCACATTTTAATGCAAAAAAGCCCAAAGGTGAGTTTGTTATTACGCTTCAGGGATTGACTTAG